ATTCGAGGAATTCAAGGGTACAGGGAATATGGAATTAAATTTAGATAGAAAATTAGCTGAAAAGAGAATATTCCCAGCTGTAGATATATACAAATCAGGAACAAGAAGAGAGGATTTATTACTTACTGAAGAAGAAAAGACTGCGTTATGGAAATTAAGAAGAGAAATGAGTAATAATTCAGTTTTAGAGGTTACTGATAAAGTGATTGAATTACTTAAGAAAACTAAAAATAATGATGAATTTATAAAATCAATAAAAGGTCTTTAAGTAATATAAAAACTCCTTGAATGCATAAAAAACTTATGCTATAATGGTGTAGTTGATATTGCAAAACGAAAAATTAATATATTTAATTTATAGAATAACGAAAGAGGTGAATAGAATGCAAAAAGATATACAACCAAAATACGAAGCTATAGAAGTACGTTGTGCTTGTGGAAACACATTCAAAGCAGGTTCTGTTAAGGATGAAATAAAAGTTGAAATATGTTCTGAATGCCATCCTTTCTATACTGGAAAGCAAAAGAATATAGAAGCTGGTGGAAGAATAGACAAGTTCAAGAAAAGATTCAAAATGGACTAGTCTTCATAAAAAGAGGAGTTGGGAAACCAACTCTTCTTTTGTTTAATTACTGAACTTATATGTAGTAATACATCACAAATATATGACAATTAATTCATAGGGGGGTACTAGGCATGTATAGACCAGTAAATCACGGATATATAGAAACTATAATAGGTCCTATGTATAGCGGTAAAAGTGAAGAACTAATAAGAAGATTAAAAAGAGCTAAAATAGCAAAACAAAACATAGTTGTATTTAAACCTCAAATAGATGATAGATATAGCAAAGAAAATGTTGTTTCTCATAGTGGAGATAGTATAGAAGCTATACCTATAAGTAATTCTAATCAAATATATGATTATATAGATGAAAAAACTCAAGTGGTAGGTATTGATGAAGTTCAATTCTTTGATGATAATATAGTTGATGTAGCTATAGATTTGGCAGATCAAGGAATAAGGGTTATTACAGCTGGACTTGATATGGATTTTAAAGGAGAGCCTTTTGGACCAACTCCAAGGCTTTTAGCTGTATCTGAATTTGTTGATAAGATACAAGCTATTTGTTCAGTTTGTGGACAACCTGCTACAAGATCTCAAAGATTAATAAATAGTAAGCCTGCAAGATACAATGATCCTATAATACTTGTAGGAGCAGTGGAAAGTTACGAAGCTAGATGCAGAAAGTGTCATGTAGTATATCATGAAGATAAATAAGTTTATTGATAAATCCTTTTAAAGTTTTACTTTAAAAGGATTTTTTGTATTATAATAAAAGTATAGATATATAATATAAATTAAATTTTTATTTAAAGAGGTGGGTAAATGAGCGACATATCTGTGGGAGGCCAAGCTGTTATAGAAGGTGTAATGATGCAATCTAAAGATCAAAGGGCTATTGCAGTAAGAAAAAGCGATGGAAAAATAGTTTTGAAAAAGAATAATATTAAAAGTTGGATAAATGAAACAAAGATAAATAAAATACCCTTTTTAAGAGGTTCATTTATATTACTAGAAACTATGATAGAAGGAGTAAAAAGTTTGAATTTTTCATCTGAGTTTTTTATTGAAGATGGAGAAGAAGATGCTTTTGATAGATTTATAAAAAAGATATTTAAAGATAAAGCTAATGATGCAATAATAGGTATATCTTTACTACTATCTCTATTATTTTCTGTAGGTATTTTTATACTTATACCAACAACAGTTGGGGGTATATTTTCAAAAATAATTGATAATAAGTTAATACTTAATCTAATAGAGGGAATAATTAGACTAAGTATCTTATTTGCATACATAGTTATAATATCTCAAAATAGTGATATTAAAAGAGTGTTCCAATATCATGGAGCTGAACATAAATCAATACATTGTTATGAAAGTGGATTAGAATTAACAATAGAGAATGCTAAAAAATTTACGACACTTCATCCTAGATGTGGAACAAACTTTTTATTTATAGTTATGTTTACGTCAATAATATTATTTTCTTTCTTCGGATGGCCTAACCCATTAGTTAGAGTCATTATGAGAATACTATTTATTCCAATAGTTGCAGGTATATCTTATGAAATAATAAAATTTCTTGGGAAATATAATAATAAATTTACTAAAATTGTCGCATACCCTGGTATGATGTTACAAAAATTTACAACAAAAGAGCCAGATGATGAACAATTAGAGGTTGCATTAACTGCTTTAAAAGCTGTAATAAATGAAAAATAAAGGAGATAATATGACAATAAGAGATATAATCATTAAATACTCTCAAGAGTTAGAGAAGATAAGCGATACTCCAAGGCTGGATGTAGAATTATTTTTACAAAAGGCTCTTGGAGGAGTTGATAGAATTTATATACATTTAAATTTAAATAAAGAACTTACAACAGAACAATATGATGAATTTATAGAATATATAAATGATAGAATTAATGGAAGACCAGTTGCATACATAGTAGGTAATAGAGAATTTATGGGATTAGACTTTTTTGTTAAGGAAGGTGTTTTAATTCCTAGACCTGACACTGAAACATTAGTTGAAGAAATAATAGATCTTTGTAAAGATAAAAATGAAGAAGTTGATATACTTGATATCGGTACTGGATCTGGAGCTATTACTGTAAGTTTGGCTAAATATATAACAAATTCAAAAGTAATGTCTTTTGATATATCAGAGATACCTCTACAAGTAGGAAAAATAAATGCTATAAATAATGATGTAGATAATAAAATTGAGTTTGTTAAGTCAGATGTATTTAGTGCAATAAAAGATAAAGAAATACAATTTGATGTAATAGTGTCTAATCCACCGTATATACCTAAAAAAGATATAGAGACTCTTCATACACAAGTAAAGGATTATGAACCATACAATGCTCTTGAAGGTGGAGAAGATGGACTTGATTTTTATAGACAAATAACTAAAGAATCCATAGACTATTTAAAGCAAGGTGGTATACTGGCATATGAAGTTGGACATGATCAAGCTGAAGATGTATCGGAAATAATGAAGTCTTATGGATATACTAAAATATACAAAAAGAAGGATATACAAGGCATTGATAGAGTTGTTATAGGTTTTAAACTATGATATAATCAAAGAATTGATATTGACAAATAAAGAGGTGAAAATATGCTAAAAAAGTTAGAAGTACTAGAAGATAAATATAAAGAGTTAACAGAAAAAATAAGTGATCCAGAAGTAATAAATGATCAAAAAACTTGGCAAAAATACATGAAAGAACATTCAGATTTAGAGCCAATAGTAATGAAGTATAGAGAATATACAAATGTATTACAAAGCATAGCAGATTCAAAGGAAATATTACAAGAAGAATCGGATGAAGAATTAAGAGAGTTAGCTAAAATGGAATTATCAGAGATGGAAGACATGGTTGAGCCATTAGAAGCAGAGCTTAAGATATTATTATTACCTAAAGACCCTAATGATGATAAGAACGTTATCGTTGAGATAAGAGGTGGAGCAGGTGGAGATGAAGCAGCTCTATTTGCAGGTGATTTATTTAGAATGTACTCTAGATATGCAGAGAGAAGAAGATGGAAAATGGAATTATTAAGTGCAAGTGATACTGGTGTCGGTGGATATAAAGAAGTATCATTCTTAATAAAGGGTAAAGGTGCATACTCAAGACTTAAGTATGAATCAGGAGTTCATAGAGTTCAAAGAATACCTTCTACTGAATCAGGAGGAAGAATTCATACATCAACTGCTACAGTTGCAGTTTTACCAGAAGTTGAAACGGTAGAGGTAAACATAAATCCAAACGATTTAAGAATAGATGTATTCCGTTCTTCAGGAAATGGTGGACAAAGTGTAAATACTACTGACTCTGCGGTAAGGATAACTCATATACCAACAGGAGAAGTAGTTTCTTGTCAAGATGGTAAATCTCAGTTAAAGAATAAAGAACAAGCACTAAAAATATTAGTAGCTAGATTAAATGATAAAGCTATAGCTGAGCAAAATAAAGATATAGCAGCGGAAAGAAAGAGTCAGGTTGGTACAGGAGATAGATCTGAAAGAATAAGAACTTACAACTTCCCTCAAGGAAGAGTAAGTGACCACAGAATAAACTTAACATTATATAAGTTAGATTCATTCTTAGATGGAGATATCGATGAAATGATAGATGCTCTAATAACGGTAGATCAAACTGAAAAAATGGCATCAATATAAATCCCTATTAATCTAGGGATTTTTTTGAGCAACTTAAATTATTTTGATGCTTTAAATAATTTTAATTAATATCAGTAATTTATTTTTTAGTAAGAAAATTAAGGTTTTAAAAGATTAGATAAATATAGTTTAAGTAGATTAAATTTTCTATAATAACTTTGGTAATGTTATCTCCATGTAAAGTATATAATGTTATATACAATACAAGGGGGTAGAATATGATACTTAGAATAACTATAATAGGATTACTTGCTGGCGTTATTGGTACAGGTCTTGGTGGAATTATATCTGCACTATTTAAAAGAAATATTAACAGATATCTAGATTTCTTTATGGGCCTATCCGGGGGAATAATGCTTGCTGTAGTTGTATTTGACTTGATGAAAGAGTCTATGAATGAAATGGGCGTATTATCTACTGTAATATTTACATTTGTAGGCGTATTATTAACTATGTTTTTAAAAACAAAACTAGATATGTCTAAAGAAATGAAGACAGGGTACCTTATATTTATAAGTATATTGCTACATAATTTACCAGAGGGATTAGCTATAGGCTCATCTTTTATGTCTACTGAAACATTAGGTATGACACTTGCAATAGTAATAGGCATACACAATATTCCAGAAGGGTTAGCAATGGCATTAAGTTTAGTCGGAACTAAAATGAAAATATCTAAGGTTATTTTATTTACAATAATAGCAGGAATACCAATGGGAATAGGAAGTTTTATAGGAGCCTATTTCGGGGGTACATTTCATTCATTGATAGGAGTATTTCTTGCATTAGCGGCAGGTACAATGATGTATGTTGTGTTAGAAGAGATATTTCCAAAGTCAAGAAGTTTATATTGTATAATAGGTTTTTTAATTGGGACAATAATTGTATATTACATCTAAAAATGAGATGAAAGCAGGTATACTAAAGATGAATACTATAATAAGTAAAATAGATATAAATAATATAGATGAAAATGAGCTAAAGAAACAAGCAGAATTATTAAAAGAAGGAAAAACAGTAATATTTCCTACAGAAACTGTATATGGATTGGGAGCAAATGCTCTAGATGAAAATGCTGTAAAAAAGATATATGAAGCTAAAGGAAGACCTAGTGATAATCCACTTATAGTACATATATATAATAAAGACGAAGTATATAATCTAGCAAAGGGTATAAATGAGAAGGCTGAAATTATAATGAAACATTTCTGGCCAGGACCTATAACTATTATATTAAATAAAAAGGATATAGTTCCATATAAAACAAGTGGTGGACTAGAAACAGTAGCTATAAGAATGCCATCTCATTTAATTGCTAGAGAGATAATAAAACAAGCAGGTGTTCCTATAGCTGCTCCATCTGCAAATATTTCGGGAAGACCTTCTCCTACTAAAGCAGACCATGTTTATGAAGAAATGAATGGAAGAGTTAGTGGGATAGTTTTGGGTGGAGATAGTAATTTTGGTTTAGAGTCAACAGTAATAGATGTAACAACAGAAACTCCTATGATATTAAGACCTGGGAGTATAACTAAAGAAGATTTGGAAAAAGTAATAGGTGAGGTTTTAATAGACCCTTCTTTAGCTAAGAAAGAAGATAATGACAAAGCTAAAGCACCAGGTATGAAATATACACATTACTCACCAGATGCAGATGTATATATTGTATCAGGGGATGAACGTGATGTTATAGATAAAATAAATTCTCTTGTAGAAAAAAATAAAGAGGATGGTTTAAAAACAGGGGTAATGTGTTTAGAAAAAAATAAACATAATTATAAAGGTGAAGTTTTATCTTTAGGGAATAGTTTAGAAGAAGTAGCAAGTAATTTATTTGATGCGTTAAGACAAATGGATAAAATGAAAGTAGATATAGTATATTCAGAAGAATTTCCAACAAGCGGATTAGGACAAGCTATAATGAATAGACTTTTAAAATCAGCAGGATATAAAACTATAAAAGCTTAGAAATATATCTATAAAAACATGAACAAATAATGTATAATAGTGTAAGATATATTTTATAATATAAACAATGTAAATATAGTTGGAGGTATTGTACATATGAAAATAGGATTAGCTAGTGACCACGGAGGATATAATTTAAAATCAGAAATAATAAAACATCTGAAAGAAAAAGGGATCGAATGTGTAGACTATGGACCAGATAATTCTCTAGAGTCAGTTGATTATCCTATATTTGGTGAAAAAGTTGCAAATGCTGTTATATCTAAAAAAGTAGACTATGGAATAGTGTGCTGTGGAACAGGAATAGGGATATCTTTAGCTGCTAATAAAGTTCCAGGTATAAGATGTGCTGTTGTGTCTGATGTATTTTCAGCAAAGATGTCTAAGGCTCACAATGATGCCAATATGCTATCTTTAGGAGAAAGAGTATTAGGAAGAGGATTAGCTTTAGAGATTGTAGATGCATGGATAAATACAGAGTTTGAAGGAGATAGACACTCAAAAAGAGTTAATATGATAAAAGAAATAGAAGAAAGATACAATAAGTAGGAGGCATAACTAATGAGCAAAGTAATAGTAACAGATCATCCATTAATACAACATAAATTAACATTAATGAGAGATAAAAACACAGGATCAAAAGATTTTAGAGAACTTTTAACAGAAATAAGTATGCTAATGGGATACGAAATAACTAGAAATGTACAATTAGAAGAAATAGAAATAGAAACACCAGTAATAAAAACAAAATCTAAGGTTATAGCAGGTAAAAAGTTAGGAATAGTACCTATATTAAGAGCAGGTTTAGGTATGGTAGATGGATTAGTAAGTTTAACACCAGCAGCTAAAGTTGGACATGTTGGACTATATAGAGATCCAGAAACGTTAAAGCCAGTAGAATATTACTGCAAACTTCCTCAAGATATTGAAGAAAGAGAAATGATAATAGTTGACCCAATGCTTGCTACAGGTGGTTCAGCAGTTGCAGCAATAGATGTGCTAAAATCAAGAGGGGCAAATTCTATAAAGTTAGTTAATTTAGTTGCAGCTCCAGAAGGTATAGCAGAGGTTCAAAAATATCATCCAGATGTAGATATATATGTAGCTGCTATAGATGAAAAGTTAAATGATCATGGATATATAGTACCAGGATTAGGAGATGCAGGAGATAGATTATACGGAACGAAATAATTTTTATATAAAAAAAGGAATTTAATAATAAAAAAAGAATCTATATGTATAGATTCTTTTTTTATGTAATTATTGTGTTGTAAATTTATATAAAGGTGTAATTAATAAAATATATTTCTATTTAATTAGCTATAAATCAAACAGAGTAAAATTATAATTTTTACAAATTATAATATTGATTGAAACTGAATGTTAAAAGTAAAGATTTAAGAATTAATATAATAGATTAAATATAAATACAATATACTTAATTAATAATTTAAGTTAAGTGTATTATATATAATTTTAAGTTAAAAAAAGCAGTTATAAAAAAGAAATATAAGAATATAAATTTAAATATGATTAAGAAATAGCCATAAATATTAAAAATTATAAATGTTTTTTAAAGTGTTTTTGTGATTTACTTAATAAGAATAAAAAATGCTCGAATTACCATAAAAATCGAGCATTTATATGAAAGTATTTCATAAAAATTCAAATTGAATCAAAAATAATAAAATAGTTTCAAAAAATATAAAAGTATGATAGAATGAGATAAAGTTAAAACAAAGCTTTAATTTAAATATAAAATTTATAAAACATGATTTTTATTACATAAAATTATACTCTTTTAGAGAGGATATACTAGTCGATGAATAATAAAAGAACATATATGGAAATTGCTAATATGCTTTCTTTAATAACGCAGCTTGGGCTTATGGTATTAATTTGTATATTAGGTTGTACATTTATAGGAAAGTTTTTGGATTCTAAGTTAAATACATCTCCGATATTAACATTAATATTTATGTTATTAGGTATAGGGGGAGCATTTATGGGAGTATATAAGACTTTAATTGCATATACAAAAAGGAAGTGAAGTTATGGACAATAAACTATATGAAGAAATTAAAAAATTAACAAAGGGAATTGTAGTATATGATTTGTTAATATTGTTAGGTTTAGCGATAACTTTTAACCTTAACAAACAGATGGTATTAGGTTTGGTATTTGGAACATTAATAGCAGTACTTAATCTTAAGTTGTTAGCAATAACAATAAATAAAACTGTATCTATGCCATCGACAAAAGCTCAAATATATTCATCTAGTCAATATTTGATTAGAATGGCAATAATGGCAGTAGTTTTATTTGTATCTGCTAAAGCGCCTCACTTGAATATAATTGGAACTGCGATAGGATTACTATCTACTAAATTTGTTATTTTAACACAAAAACTATTAATAGAAAAAGTGAAAAGAAAGGAGGCATAAGAATGAGTCAAGCAAAATGGGTTTGGTTTTTTGGAAACTTCAAGTTAAGTGAAACTGTTGTAGTGAGTTGGATAATAATTGCAGCTTTAGCTATAATATCATTTTTACTAACTAGAAATCTGAAAAAGGTACCCACAAGTAAAGTTCAAATATTCTTAGAGTTTGCAATAGGTGGTCTTGATAAAATGGTTAAGAATACTATGGGTGAGAAAACAGTAAAAAGAATGCCTAATATTGTACCATACATAGGAAGTTTGTTTTTATTCTTTGCGTGTTCTAACTTAATAGGATTATTAGGATTTAGATCTCCAACTACAGATTTAGATACTACATTAGCGTGGGCAATGATAACATTCTGTATGATTTACTACGCTGGAGTTAAGTTCCATGGACTTAAGTATTTTAAGGGATTAATGGAACCAATACCTTTTTTATTACCATTAAACATAATAGGAGAGGTAGCGAAACCTATATCATTAAGTTTCCGTCCATTCGGGAATATACTAGGTGGAGCAGTTATAATGGCATTACTATATCAATTTTTAGGATGGTTATCAACATTGATACCAGGTATTTCAATACCACTAGGTCAATTAGTTATACCAGTGCCATTACATTTATACTTTGATTTATTTGCAGGATTACTACAAGCATTCATATTTATAATGTTAACAATGGTGTTTGTTGGAAATGCAGCAGAAGAATAAGTAATTAATCTAAAATAAAATAAATAAAAATTTAAAAATTCGAGGAGGAAAAGAAAAATGGATATGAATACAGCAATAATAGCAGCAGGTTCAGCTATAGGAGCAGGTCTTGCAGTTATAACAGGTATAGGAGCAGGTATAGGTCAAGGTTTTGCAGCAGGTAAAGCAGCAGAAGCAGTTGGGAACCAACCAGAAGCAAAAGGGGATATAACTCAAACAATGTTACTTGGAGCAGCAGTAGCAGAATCAACTGGTATATATGGACTAGTTATAGCTATAATCCTTTTATTCGCTAACCCATGGATATAATATAATTTTATAGAAGAATTTTAAAATTTTTCGCAATTAGGAGATGGTAAGACCATCTCCTAATTATAAATGGTTATTAGTGGAAAGGAGGATACATATGGAATTTAAGCCGCTAATAGGTATAACATATGAATTTGTATTTCAACTTGTAAATACTTTCTTAGTGTTTTTCCTTTTAAAGAAGCTATTATTTAAACCAGTATTAGGGATAATAGAAGCTAGAGAAAAAGATATAAGAGAGAATTTAGCGCAAGGAGAAAGAGCTAAAAAAGAAGGTTTATCTTTAAAATCAGAATATGAAGAAAAATTAAACTCAGCAAAAGAGCAAGGCCAAGAAATAATTAAGCAAGCAACTTTAAGAGCAGAGCAAAAAGAAAATGAAATAATAGTTACTGCTAAACAAGAAGCAAACCAATTAAAAGAAAAGGCTAGCAAAGATGTAGAACAAGAAAGACAAAAAGTTATGAATGAAATAAAGAATGAAATCTCTAACATAGCACTTTTAGCTGCATCTAAAGTTATTGAAAAAGATATAGATTCTAACAAACATAAAGAGTTAATAGATAACTTTATAAAAGAGGTGGGCGAATCTAAATGATAAATATAATAGCAGATAGATATGCACAGGCTTTATTTGAAGTTGGGGAAGAAACTCAAACTACTAGTGAACTATATCAAGAATTAAGTGAATTAGTAGACATACTTAATGAAAATAAAGATTTATATAATTTCTTAAAATCACCTTTAATTGGTAGAGAAGATAAGAAAAATGTAATGCAAAATATATTCAAAAATCAATTAAGTGATAGTATGAATAATTTCTTAAAAGTAGTTATAGATAAAGACAGAATGTCGACTATAGAGTATATGAAAGAATCATATAAAAGCTTATTGAATGAGAAGAATAATATATTAGAAGGAACTGCAATAACTGCAGTTAAGTTAACTGAAAAAGAAATCAAAGATTTAGAGAAGAATCTTTCTATAAAATATAATAAAAATGTTACTTTAAATAATATAGTTGATGAAACTATATTAGGAGGAGTTTTAGTTAAACTTGGAAATGAAGAGATAGATGGAACTGTTAGAACTCGTTTATCTAAAATGAAAAACCAATTATCTCAAGTAATATCTTAGAATGGCGGTGAACCCATGAATTTAAGACCTGAAGAAATAAGTTCAATAATAAAAGAACAAATAAAAAATTATGAAAATAAAGTTGAATTAACAGATACAGGAAGTGTTTTAAAAGTTGGAGATGGTATAGCTAGTGTTTACGGACTAGAAAATGCTATGGCTGGAGAACTTTTAGAATTCCCAGGAGAAGTTTACGGAATGGCTCTTAACCTTGAAGAAGATATGGTTGGGGCAGTTATGCTTGGTGATGACCAAGGTATAAAAGAAGGCGATGTAGTTAAAAGAACTGGAAATGTAGTTTCTGTTCCAGTTGGAGATGCCTTAATAGGAAGAGTTGTAAATGCATTAGGTCAACCAATAGATGGAAAAGGACCTATAAATACAAATAAAACAAGACCAGTTGAATCTGAAGCTACAGGAATAATGGCTAGAAAATCTGTTCATCAACCACTTGAAACAGGAATAAAAGCTATAGATGCCATGATACCAATAGGTAAAGGTCAAAGAGAGCTTGTAATAGGGGATAGACAAACAGGTAAAACATCTATATGTATAGATACAATACTTAACCAAAAAGGTAAAGATGTTATATGTATATATGTTGCAATAGGACAAAAGCGTTCTACAGTAGCTCAATTAGTAAACACTTTAGAAAAAGGTGGAGCTATGGACTATACAATAGTAGTATCTGCTAGTGCTTCTGAATCTGCACCACTTCAATTCATAGCACCATATGCTGGAGTTGCAATGGGTGAAGAATTTATGTTTGAAGGAAAACACGTATTAATAGTATATGATGACTTAACTAAGCATGCAGTTGCATACAGAGAAATGTCATTATTACTTAAGAGACCACCAGGACGTGAAGCTTATCCTGGGGACGTATTCTACTTACACTCAAGATTACTAGAAAGAGCTGCTAAGTTATCAGATGAATTAGGTGGTGGTTCTATAACTGCGTTACCTATAATAGAAACTCAAGCTGGAGACGTTTCTGCGTATATACCAACTAACGTTATATCTATAACAGATGGACAAATATACTTAACTCCAGAGTTATTCTATGCAGGTATAAGACCAGCAGTTGACCCTGGTATATCAGTATCAAGGGTTGGAGGTTCTGCTCAAATAAAATCAATGAAAAAAGTTGCAGGACCATTAAAGCTTCTTTATTCTCAATACAAAGAACTTGCTGCGTTCTCTCAATTTGGATCTGACTTAGACGAAGATACTAAGAAGAGACTTGCACAAGGGGAAAGAATAGTTGAGGTATTAAAGCAAGGTGAACATCAACCATTAAAAGTTGAAAACCAAGTTATGATAATACATGCAGTTACAAATGATTTATTATCTGATATACCAGTTAATAATATAGCAAGATTTGAAACTGAATTATTCCAATTTATAAATATGAATTATCCAGAAATAGGAAAGAAAATTCTTGAAAATGGAGATTTCACTCAAGAATTAACTAACGCTATAAAAGAATTTAAGAAAAAGTTTGTTATAGAAGCGTAATCCTTTTAAAAAAAGGAGGTAAACACAGTGGCAGGAGCTGGAATGAAGGAAATCAAAACTCGTATTAAAAGTGTTGAGAGTACTAAACAAATAACTAAGGCTATGGAACTTGTATCTTCATCTAAATTTAGAAAAGCTAAAGAAAGAGCTGAAAGTTCAAGACCATACTTTAATACTTTATACAACACCGTTCAAGATATAGCTAAAAATACGAGCAATAGTAAAAATGTATTTCTAAAAGAAAGAAAAGTTAATAACGTATGTTATATAGTAGTAGCCGGTGATAGAGGGCTAGCTGGAGGTTATAACTCTAATATTTTAAAAGCGGTGATTGCTCATAATAAATTAGGTACAGGAAAAGTTATACCTGTAGGTAAAAAAGCTAAAGAGTCTTTAAGTAAAAGAGGCTATGAAGTTATAGATTATATAGAATCTGTAGAGAAATGTGTTTATGAAGATGCAAATAGAGTGGCTCAAGCTGCTATGGAAGCTTATAAAAATGGAGATGTTGATGAGGTTAACCTTGTTTATACAGAGTTTATATCTGCCTTATCACAAGAACCTAAGATAGTAAAATTATTACCAGTTACAATAGATAATACAAAGACTGAAAAAGAAGTTAAAAAAGGCAAAGCTGCAGTTCAATATTTACCTTCAGCTGATGCAGTACTTGGGTATGTATTACCTAAGTATGTATCGGGAAGTGTATATGGAGCGATAGCAGAATCTTTTGCATCAGAACAAGCTGCAAGAAGAACTGCTATGGAATCAGCTACAGATAATGCTAATGAAATGATATCGAAATTAGAATTAGTATACAATAGAGCTAGACAAGCTGCGGTTACTCAAGAGATATCTGAAATAGTTGGAGGCGCAGCAGCGGCTGAATAATAGGGAGGTTAGGACATGGCAAACATAGGTAAAATAGTTCAGGTTATCGGACCAGTATTAGACGTTAAGTTTGATAGTGAAAAAAGCTTACCTAATCTATTAAATGCATTAGTGATAAAGCAAGGCGATAAAGAAATAGTAGCAGAAGTTGCACAACATGTTGGTGGCGATACTGTTAGATGTATATCAATGAGTTCAACAGATGGACTTGTAAGAGGAATGGAAGTTGTTGATACAGGGGCACCAATAACTGTTCCTGTTGGAGATGCAACGTTAGGAAGAATATTCAATGTATTAGGTCAACCAGTTGATGGGAAACCAGCACCAACTGATGCACCACAAATGCCTATACATAGACCAGCACCAGAATTTGAAGAATTACAACCAACTGCTGAGATACTAGAAACAGGTATAAAAGTAGTTGACTTATTAGCGCCATATTTAAAAGGTGGTAAAATAGGTCTATTCGGAGGAGCTGGAGTTGGTAAAACAGTTCTTATACAAGAACTTATAACAAATATAGCTTCTCAACACGGTGGATTATCAGTATTCGCTGGAGTTGGAGAAAGAACAAGAGAAGGTAATGACCTTTATGAGGAAATGACTGATTCTGGAGTTATAAAGAAAACTGCTCTAGTATTCG
The Romboutsia ilealis genome window above contains:
- the rpiB gene encoding ribose 5-phosphate isomerase B, producing MKIGLASDHGGYNLKSEIIKHLKEKGIECVDYGPDNSLESVDYPIFGEKVANAVISKKVDYGIVCCGTGIGISLAANKVPGIRCAVVSDVFSAKMSKAHNDANMLSLGERVLGRGLALEIVDAWINTEFEGDRHSKRVNMIKEIEERYNK
- the upp gene encoding uracil phosphoribosyltransferase, whose protein sequence is MSKVIVTDHPLIQHKLTLMRDKNTGSKDFRELLTEISMLMGYEITRNVQLEEIEIETPVIKTKSKVIAGKKLGIVPILRAGLGMVDGLVSLTPAAKVGHVGLYRDPETLKPVEYYCKLPQDIEEREMIIVDPMLATGGSAVAAIDVLKSRGANSIKLVNLVAAPEGIAEVQKYHPDVDIYVAAIDEKLNDHGYIVPGLGDAGDRLYGTK
- a CDS encoding AtpZ/AtpI family protein — encoded protein: MNNKRTYMEIANMLSLITQLGLMVLICILGCTFIGKFLDSKLNTSPILTLIFMLLGIGGAFMGVYKTLIAYTKRK
- a CDS encoding ATP synthase subunit I, with the translated sequence MDNKLYEEIKKLTKGIVVYDLLILLGLAITFNLNKQMVLGLVFGTLIAVLNLKLLAITINKTVSMPSTKAQIYSSSQYLIRMAIMAVVLFVSAKAPHLNIIGTAIGLLSTKFVILTQKLLIEKVKRKEA
- the atpB gene encoding F0F1 ATP synthase subunit A → MSQAKWVWFFGNFKLSETVVVSWIIIAALAIISFLLTRNLKKVPTSKVQIFLEFAIGGLDKMVKNTMGEKTVKRMPNIVPYIGSLFLFFACSNLIGLLGFRSPTTDLDTTLAWAMITFCMIYYAGVKFHGLKYFKGLMEPIPFLLPLNIIGEVAKPISLSFRPFGNILGGAVIMALLYQFLGWLSTLIPGISIPLGQLVIPVPLHLYFDLFAGLLQAFIFIMLTMVFVGNAAEE
- the atpE gene encoding ATP synthase F0 subunit C — translated: MNTAIIAAGSAIGAGLAVITGIGAGIGQGFAAGKAAEAVGNQPEAKGDITQTMLLGAAVAESTGIYGLVIAIILLFANPWI
- the atpF gene encoding F0F1 ATP synthase subunit B, with product MEFKPLIGITYEFVFQLVNTFLVFFLLKKLLFKPVLGIIEAREKDIRENLAQGERAKKEGLSLKSEYEEKLNSAKEQGQEIIKQATLRAEQKENEIIVTAKQEANQLKEKASKDVEQERQKVMNEIKNEISNIALLAASKVIEKDIDSNKHKELIDNFIKEVGESK
- a CDS encoding F0F1 ATP synthase subunit delta produces the protein MINIIADRYAQALFEVGEETQTTSELYQELSELVDILNENKDLYNFLKSPLIGREDKKNVMQNIFKNQLSDSMNNFLKVVIDKDRMSTIEYMKESYKSLLNEKNNILEGTAITAVKLTEKEIKDLEKNLSIKYNKNVTLNNIVDETILGGVLVKLGNEEIDGTVRTRLSKMKNQLSQVIS
- the atpA gene encoding F0F1 ATP synthase subunit alpha translates to MNLRPEEISSIIKEQIKNYENKVELTDTGSVLKVGDGIASVYGLENAMAGELLEFPGEVYGMALNLEEDMVGAVMLGDDQGIKEGDVVKRTGNVVSVPVGDALIGRVVNALGQPIDGKGPINTNKTRPVESEATGIMARKSVHQPLETGIKAIDAMIPIGKGQRELVIGDRQTGKTSICIDTILNQKGKDVICIYVAIGQKRSTVAQLVNTLEKGGAMDYTIVVSASASESAPLQFIAPYAGVAMGEEFMFEGKHVLIVYDDLTKHAVAYREMSLLLKRPPGREAYPGDVFYLHSRLLERAAKLSDELGGGSITALPIIETQAGDVSAYIPTNVISITDGQIYLTPELFYAGIRPAVDPGISVSRVGGSAQIKSMKKVAGPLKLLYSQYKELAAFSQFGSDLDEDTKKRLAQGERIVEVLKQGEHQPLKVENQVMIIHAVTNDLLSDIPVNNIARFETELFQFINMNYPEIGKKILENGDFTQELTNAIKEFKKKFVIEA